CGAGATCATGACCACCGACGTCGTGACCTTCCGCGCCGACGACGACGTCCGCTCCGCCATGGAGCAGCTCGTCGCACGGGACGTCGACGGGGCGCCGGTCGTCGACGACGCCGGCCGGGTCATCGGCGTCCTCACCACCGGGGACCTCATCGTGCGCGAGAGCCGCCTGCACTTCCCGACGGTGATCTCCGTCCTCGGCGCGTCGCTGGAGCTCAAGTCCCGCAACTTCGACGAGGACCTCGACAAGGCGCTCGGCGCCCACGTCGGCGACGTGATGTCGGAGCCAGCGATCACCTGCCCGATCGACGCCACGATCGAGGAGGCCGCCACGACGATGCACGACCACCACGTCGCCCGCCTGCCGGTCGTCGACGGCGACGGCGCGCTCGTCGGGATCGTCTCGCGCGGGGACGTCCTCCGGGGCATGCTCCGGCGGGACTGACGTGCGGGCCCGCGCCGACATCGACCTCGACGCGATCGCGGCGAACGTCCGCACGCTCGGACGCCTCGTCGCGCCCGCGCGGGTCTGCGCGGTGGTCAAGGCCGGCGGCTACGGCCACGGTGCGGCACCTGTGGCCCAGGCGTCGATCGACGCCGGCGCCGCCTGCCTGGCCGTCGCCCACGTCGAGGAGGGCGAGGCGCTCCGCGCCGCCGGGGTCGACGCCGCGGTGCTCCTCCTGTCCGAGCCGGACCCCGGTGCGATGCCCCGCCTGGTGGCCGCCCGGCTCCAGCCCACGCTCTACACCCACGCGGGGATCGAGGCGGCGAGCGCCGCGGCGGTCGCCGCAGGGGTCACCCTCGACGCCCACCTGAAGGTCGACACCGGCATGCGGCGCGTGGGGGCCGACCCGGTCGACGCCGTCGCCCGGGCCAAGGAGATCGACGGGGCCGCCGGGCTGGCGCTCGACGGCGTGTGGACGCACCTGGCCGTCGCCGACGAGCCCGACCACGAGTTCACCGCCGAGCAGCTCCGTCGGTTCCGGGCCGTGGTCGAGGAGCTCCAGTCGGCCGGGATGCGGCCCCGCACCCTCCACACCGCGAACTCCGCCGGCGCCATCGCCCACCCCGACGCGCGGGCCGACCTCGTGCGCTGCGGCATCGCCGTCTACGGCCTGGCCCCATCGCCGCAGCTCGCGGCGAGGGTGCCGCTCGTCCCCGCCCTCACGCTGCGCTCCGAGGTCAGCTTCGTGAAGCAGGTCGGCGCGGGGGAGGGGATCTCCTACGGGCTGCGCCACCGCTTCGCCCACGACACCACCGTCGCCACCGTCACCATCGGGTACGCCGACGGCGTCCGACGCCGCCTGTCCGAGGTCGGCGGCGAGGTCCTCATCGGCGGGCGCCGTCACCCGATCGTCGGCACCATCACCATGGACCAGCTGATGGTCGACTGCGGTGACCACCCCGTGGCCCCGGGCGACGAGGTCGTGCTCATCGGCCGCCAGGGCGACGAGGAGATCACCGCCGAGGAGTGGGCCGAGCGGCTCGACACCATCCCCTACGAGGTCGTGTGCGGGATCGGGCCACGGGTGGAGCGGCGCTGGCACCGATCGGGTGGTCCGGTCGAGGGGAGTGGCACGCCGACCTCCGGGTAGGGCGCGGCCCATGAGCGACATCAACGAACCGCCCCGTGACGACGAGATGACCTACGCCGAGGGACGCGAGAAGCAGGCCGAGTTCGAGGGGCTCGTCGAGGAGAAGGACGGCGACGTCCAGGCCGCCACCGACGCCCAGCTCGCCGGCGAGGAGCCCGACGACGAGGACCGCACCAACTACAAGCTGACCTGACGGCTCGGCGCCGGCTCCGCTGGCGCTACGTTCACCGCATGCTCACCGAGGTGCCCGGGATCCGCGTCGGCCACTGGACCGACAGCGACGCCGTCACCGGCTGCACCGTCGTCGTGCTCCCCGAGGGGGCCGTGGCGTCCGGTGAGGTCCGGGGCGGTGCGCCGGCCACCCGGGAGTTCGCCCTGCTCGACCCGTTGCGCACGGTCGCCGCGGTGGACGCGGTGGTCCTGAGCGGCGGCTCGGCGTTCGGACTCGCCGCCGCCGACGGCGTCGTCCGGCACCTCGAGGAGTCCGGGCGCGGGTTCCCCGTCGTCGTCGCCCGGGTTCCGATCGTGGTCGGCCTCTCGCTGTTCGACCTCGCCGTCGGCGACGCCACGGTCCGGCCCGACGCCGCCGCCGGCTACACGGCGGCCGCGGCCGCGTCCGACGACGCCGTCCCGCTCGGCCGGGTGGGCGCCGGCACCGGGGCGACGATCGGCAAGTGGCGGGGCCGTGGCGCAGCGCAGCCGGGAGGGCTCGTCGGTGCCGTCCGGCGCCACGGCGACCTGGTGGTGGCGTGCCTCGTCGCCGTCAACGCCCTCGGCGACCCGCTCGACGGGACCCGGCCGGGCGTGGAGCCCCCGGACCTGGCCGACGCCGGCTGGCTCGACGGGCCGGCCCCCGCCCCGTTCGGCAACACGACGATCGGGGTCGTCGCCACCAACGCCGCCCTGACCAAGCCCGAGTGCCACCTCGTGGCCCAGAGCGCCCACGACGGCCTGGCCCGCTCCCTCGCCCCGGTGCACACCGCGTCCGACGGCGACGCGTTCGTCGCCGCGGCCACCGGGTCGGTGGCCGCACGCGCCGACGCCGTGCGGGAGCTGGCGGCCACCGTCGTCGCCGAGGCCGTGCGCTCGCTCCGCACCTGACCGGCGACAGCGGGAGCCGGGCCCGTGCGCCAGTAGCATCGGGGCGTGTCGGACCTCCTCTCGCCCCCTCGCCCCGGGACGACCACCACGTGATCCAGCTCCGCACCTCGTCGGTCGACGCCACCCGTGCCCTCGCCGCTGCACTCGCCGAGCTCGTGCGCGGGGGCGACCTGCTCGTCCTCGCCGGCGACCTCGGCGCGGGCAAGACCGCCTTCACCCAGGGGCTCGGGGCCGCGCTCGGCGTCGAGGGGCCGATCACCAGCCCGACGTTCACGCTCGCCCGGCAGTACGACGGCACCCGCCTGCGGCTGCACCACCTGGACGTGTACCGCTTCGACGCCACCGCGGAGGTCCTCGACGTGGGTCTGGCCGAGCTGCTCGACGACGACCGGGCGGTCACCGTCATCGAGTGGGGCGACGCCATCCTGCCGGCCCTGCCCCGCAACCTGCTCGAGGTCCGGTTCACCCTGGGCGAGGGCGACGACGACCGCGACATCGTCCTGCGTCCCATCGGCGACTCGTGGGCGGCTCGGCGCCGCGCGCTCGCCACGGCGCTCGACCCGTGGTCGGTCGACGGCGGCGCGATCGGGGGCGCGGGGTGCTGATCCTCGGCATCGACACCGCCACCGTCCAGGTCGGCTGCGCGATCGGAGGGCACGAGGGCGTCCTCGCCTCCGCGCACTCGTCGCGCGGCAAGCGCCACGCCGAGACGCTCACCCCGGCCATCGACTTCATCCGCCGCCAGGCACGCATCGAGCTGTCGGAGATCAGCGTCGTGGCCGTCGACCTCGGTCCGGGCCTGTTCACCGGGTTGCGGGTGGGGATCGCCTCCGCGAAGGCCATCGCCCACGGGCTGCGCATCCCGATGATCGGTGTGACGAGCCTCGACCTGGTCGCGTTCCCGGTCCGCTTCACCAGCCGGCTCGTCGTCGCCACGCTCGACGCCCGACGCGGCGAGCTGTACTACGCGTTCTACCGCCAGGTGCCGGGCGGCCTCCAGCGGGTCGCCGACCCGGAGGTCGGCTCGCCGGACGACCTGGCGTCGGAGATCATCGCCCGCAACGAGGAGTGCCTCCTCGTCGGCGACGGCGCGATCCGCTACGCCGAGCTGTTCGAGGGCCTCACCAAGGTCGAGATCGCCGACCGTGCGCTGGCCTACCCGACGGCCACCTCGCTGGTGCAGCTCGCCCACGCGCGGGCGCTCCGGGAGGAGTGGGTCAACCCGTGGGACCTCCAGCCGCTCTACCTGCGGGCGCCCGACGCCGAGATCAACTGGACGACCAGGGAGGGAGGGTGAGCGTGGCCTCCCCGACCCGCACCACCACCGTGCGGATCGCCCCGATGCGCCGCCGCCACCTGCGGGCCGTGCTGCGCACCGAGGCCCAGGTGTACCCACGTCCGTGGACGCTCGGGCTCTACCTCGGCGAGCTGGCGCTCCCGGAGGAGCAGCGGATCTACCTCGTCGCCCGCTCGGGCGGCGAGGTCGTCGGCCACGCCGGTCTGATGTTCGCCACCACCGACGGCCACGTCACCACGATCGCCGTCGACCCCAGCTGGCAGCGGCGGGGGATCGGCGCCCACCTGCTGCTCGTGCTCGCGCGCGAGGCGATCGCCAAGGGCGCCCAGGACCTCACGCTCGAGGTGCGGGCGTCGAACCACGGCGCTCAGGCCATGTACCGGCGCTTCGGCTTCCACGACGCCGGCGTGCGGCACGGCTACTACCAGGAGGACGGCGAGGACGCCCTCATCATGTGGGCGAACGACGTGGCGCAGCCGGCGTACGCCGAGCGGCTCGCCGGGCTCGAGGCCGAGATCGCTCGGCCCGGCCTCGTCGTCGTCGACGACGTGCACGACGGCGTGCGGATCGGAGCCAGGCGATGACGACCACCGTGGACGGGCGTGACCAGCTCGTCGTCCTCGGGATCGAGACCTCGTGCGACGAGACGGCGGCCGCGGTCGTCGTCGGGGGGCGGCGGGTGCTGTCGTCGGTGGTGTCGAGCCAGGTCGACCTCCACGCCCGCTTCGGCGGCGTCGTGCCCGAGATCGCCAGCCGGGCCCACGTCGAGCTGCTCACCCCCGTGGTGGCCGAGGCGATGCTGTCGGCCGGCGTCGAGCCGCACGACCTCGACGCCGTGGCCTGCACGGTCGGTCCGGGCCTCGTCGGTGCCCTGCTCGTCGGCGTCAGCACGGCCAAGGCCCTCTCGCTCGTGTGGGACGTGCCGTTCGTGGCCGTCAACCACCTCGAGGCGCACCTGCACGCTGCGTTCCTCGAGGAGCCCGACCTCCAGCTGCCCGCGGTGGTGCTCCTCGTCTCCGGCGGCCACACGATGCTCGTCCACTGGGAGGAGATGGGCCGCTACCGCCTGCTCGGCCAGACCGTCGACGACGCGGCGGGGGAGGCCTTCGACAAGGTCGCCCGCTTCCTCGGCCTCGGCTACCCGGGCGGTCCGGCCATCGACGCGCTGGCCATGGACGGCGACCCCACGGCCATCGCCTTCCCGCGCCCGATGCTCGACAACGGGTACGAC
This portion of the Actinomarinicola tropica genome encodes:
- a CDS encoding CBS domain-containing protein produces the protein MPGSTPVREIMTTDVVTFRADDDVRSAMEQLVARDVDGAPVVDDAGRVIGVLTTGDLIVRESRLHFPTVISVLGASLELKSRNFDEDLDKALGAHVGDVMSEPAITCPIDATIEEAATTMHDHHVARLPVVDGDGALVGIVSRGDVLRGMLRRD
- the rimI gene encoding ribosomal protein S18-alanine N-acetyltransferase, with protein sequence MSVASPTRTTTVRIAPMRRRHLRAVLRTEAQVYPRPWTLGLYLGELALPEEQRIYLVARSGGEVVGHAGLMFATTDGHVTTIAVDPSWQRRGIGAHLLLVLAREAIAKGAQDLTLEVRASNHGAQAMYRRFGFHDAGVRHGYYQEDGEDALIMWANDVAQPAYAERLAGLEAEIARPGLVVVDDVHDGVRIGARR
- a CDS encoding P1 family peptidase produces the protein MLTEVPGIRVGHWTDSDAVTGCTVVVLPEGAVASGEVRGGAPATREFALLDPLRTVAAVDAVVLSGGSAFGLAAADGVVRHLEESGRGFPVVVARVPIVVGLSLFDLAVGDATVRPDAAAGYTAAAAASDDAVPLGRVGAGTGATIGKWRGRGAAQPGGLVGAVRRHGDLVVACLVAVNALGDPLDGTRPGVEPPDLADAGWLDGPAPAPFGNTTIGVVATNAALTKPECHLVAQSAHDGLARSLAPVHTASDGDAFVAAATGSVAARADAVRELAATVVAEAVRSLRT
- the tsaE gene encoding tRNA (adenosine(37)-N6)-threonylcarbamoyltransferase complex ATPase subunit type 1 TsaE encodes the protein MIQLRTSSVDATRALAAALAELVRGGDLLVLAGDLGAGKTAFTQGLGAALGVEGPITSPTFTLARQYDGTRLRLHHLDVYRFDATAEVLDVGLAELLDDDRAVTVIEWGDAILPALPRNLLEVRFTLGEGDDDRDIVLRPIGDSWAARRRALATALDPWSVDGGAIGGAGC
- the tsaD gene encoding tRNA (adenosine(37)-N6)-threonylcarbamoyltransferase complex transferase subunit TsaD encodes the protein MTTTVDGRDQLVVLGIETSCDETAAAVVVGGRRVLSSVVSSQVDLHARFGGVVPEIASRAHVELLTPVVAEAMLSAGVEPHDLDAVACTVGPGLVGALLVGVSTAKALSLVWDVPFVAVNHLEAHLHAAFLEEPDLQLPAVVLLVSGGHTMLVHWEEMGRYRLLGQTVDDAAGEAFDKVARFLGLGYPGGPAIDALAMDGDPTAIAFPRPMLDNGYDFSFSGLKTAVVNHVRKNPDVATADVAASFQEAVVDVLVAKARRAAAEIGAKALCIGGGVAANSQLRERMLGVCVDDGLQAFLPSRAMCTDNAAMVAAAGWHRFLADGASPLDLGAEPNLRLPVV
- the tsaB gene encoding tRNA (adenosine(37)-N6)-threonylcarbamoyltransferase complex dimerization subunit type 1 TsaB, with the translated sequence MLILGIDTATVQVGCAIGGHEGVLASAHSSRGKRHAETLTPAIDFIRRQARIELSEISVVAVDLGPGLFTGLRVGIASAKAIAHGLRIPMIGVTSLDLVAFPVRFTSRLVVATLDARRGELYYAFYRQVPGGLQRVADPEVGSPDDLASEIIARNEECLLVGDGAIRYAELFEGLTKVEIADRALAYPTATSLVQLAHARALREEWVNPWDLQPLYLRAPDAEINWTTREGG
- the alr gene encoding alanine racemase, yielding MRARADIDLDAIAANVRTLGRLVAPARVCAVVKAGGYGHGAAPVAQASIDAGAACLAVAHVEEGEALRAAGVDAAVLLLSEPDPGAMPRLVAARLQPTLYTHAGIEAASAAAVAAGVTLDAHLKVDTGMRRVGADPVDAVARAKEIDGAAGLALDGVWTHLAVADEPDHEFTAEQLRRFRAVVEELQSAGMRPRTLHTANSAGAIAHPDARADLVRCGIAVYGLAPSPQLAARVPLVPALTLRSEVSFVKQVGAGEGISYGLRHRFAHDTTVATVTIGYADGVRRRLSEVGGEVLIGGRRHPIVGTITMDQLMVDCGDHPVAPGDEVVLIGRQGDEEITAEEWAERLDTIPYEVVCGIGPRVERRWHRSGGPVEGSGTPTSG